A region from the Etheostoma spectabile isolate EspeVRDwgs_2016 chromosome 9, UIUC_Espe_1.0, whole genome shotgun sequence genome encodes:
- the prrc2c gene encoding protein PRRC2C isoform X4, whose product MSEKSGQSTKAKDGKTKYATLSLFNTYKGKSLETQKTAVAARHGLQSLGKVAASRRMPPPANLPSLKAENKGNDPNVNIVPKDGSGWASRPEGAEERQQETPPPQIKPAVLQPQEPSTGGSRSWANSKSTQPDGAPRVSSHFHQEFPSLQAAGEVEKGDGQEEEPYGPGPSLRPQNVGSWREGGGRNLITAPSPSEMDNRSPEEGSTGLGTSTPPEEADESGRNVTTDVQREKRDGKERLPPSALPQAKLNGGQQPPAGVPTHFDPAFRSMMPPYMFHAYPQMTLGPGQGNFRYPVPQDGAKVVRAPRSVRPQQHPPQSWHQDPDRPSIISATELKELDNLDTDADEGWAGAQMEVDYTEKLNFSDDEENQAAKEKRENWEWMGKVERIRSRPQDGQDGWKEGTEDRGGNKTSWADGDPRAPSPGSMGQFNKSAAPQDYQGGSRSVTSGAPRVTKPQAAPAPGADEDPEAWRQKRKKAPEISEAVERARRRREEEERRMEEQRLAACAEKLKRLNEKHRQTTEGKSALAQTTDEAGAAQEEESSSAPAPVSSLVPSIPVSQSQAPIMQASLPERVELDRERIEREPESVEPSVEEEAHLPCQPSPPPVQRPVATAPESQSEGEITVVEVSNLLEENQVDRTTVPIRDYFNIEDNRVDEPHLSLPHMDSPSGEEVPVAPPQLEGEAAAAMRPSLTSGYSKQFQKSLPPRFLRQQEQMKQQQWQQQHQSGGSVSPSGSGGVPAPQQQQHRSMYQPIGPHPQHLASMGFDPRWHLMMQSYMDPRMMSGRPPMDMPTNIHPGRMTPKQIVRREPGDNSSSSSDSFDHLTRPIRDHGLPSDSRMVWGSDPYPQSETLPSVTPPKGRDDNKEPRMDSGLDLDRGLPAMYPQDHSALDSHKNNFFQDPTESLSVFTQGPEDASGPLDRVPVVPAFDPEEPGLPSGEEVEALGQAMLQRSVSQGSSHSLKLDEPRFDVLPLGTKPIELQDTGERAEDKPQNELYPQAVVTSNRATPPAEGLHKQEKLPLPAPIKQKAELRWGGRSGPGRREGPGGERPVRRSGPIKKPVLRDMKEEREQREEREKRHERGDRGDRSKKDQSSKAPSASAAAAAVSEGSKPPGEEKRETAEETPIGHQRVRDSQPLSGAPASSSQEEKADKPPSNDKHPEPKLPSRKESNLPPRAYRRDEREREREREKEMDKDRDRDKEWPADSSFKARGRGEYYSRGRSYRGTYGGRSRGGRGRSRAEYNYREPRSRSDLPSVGGAAAFRNREESETRSESSDFEVIPKRRRRRGSDTDSESEGGRESASDTGPSDREPSTKPSRPLRRELPGEARSGPHKPGFGPPHMGERVGPRGDDESRPKPGFLPKGEPSRRGRGGLYNRRGGARERGGPRSGPLRRPGARESSSQWPCKPMETFRPEDTECTPRYDNPAADRRPPKSDGKKFGDGAPQSSRERPRRSRPARPPRQDKPPRFRRLKEREAAVLASGETAPSPPVPLFPVPTAAVHSSAPSSHSHSPTLSRAPGAPVTVPAELAATMSAPDLSSPIEAPLPETSSPTITAVGTKSPDLSNQNSSDQANEEWETASESSDFNERREREERKGALEAAHEAARASAPAPAAPQGSLTPNKSPPDGGVTQKREGAAAAKRSFSNQRPTERPNRRGNSGAKPGRSYAGGKGERRGGAKAGRKGPAAQQNSDGTAQTAGGPSQRLTKDQSGRRKDEAKQAAKKPKENALSQFDLNNYASVVIIDDHPEVTTTDDPQSSTNDDGFTEVVSRKQQKRLQDEEKRKKEEQTTQNWSKKGSGEKSRGGGGKLPPRFAKKQSSQQQQQHHQQQQQQQQQQQQQQQQQQQQQQQQQQQQQQQHQQQHQQQQQQQQQASQSQPPVVTTSQAQQQPSISVPQHPHLAPSQPTASPQTREGTVAPLSSIPPATVDFTSKSLPPAPTQTHSTLGTELWENKVAGATVLPDVKKLGPISPPQPPSVSAWNKPLTSFTGTVSSEGVKPGAEGSAELAIDSIQFGAPSSAGSTDSDGVPAMLESVSENKLPAPKEQRQKQPRAGPIKTQKLPEMEPVETKEYKPGPIGKERSLKNRKAKDARGGEGEGIMDGGVPGGGVSRATDSSPPTSDTTVPELGGDIEGMITVPSAEYNSNSKESVTDYTTPSSSLADSVSTGVNKIEESLVANVALPHALPLPRRETLQQSSSLSTVSPATVDLTLKMESARKAWENSPSLEKNSPVTSSSSPITSCASSYSTFSSASIPQIPVASVTPSTSLSGSATYTTSSLSTKTTTASDPPNICKVKPQQLQGGGLSSSSSSGSSSSFSQLGCVTTLLPQQQQTPQVYVSQSAAGSAAQIPAFYMDTSHLFSTPHPRLAPPSLAQQQGFQPGLSQPTAVQQIPIPIYAPLQGQPQHQHQHQHQHQHQHQHQHQHQHQHTHQAQLGLSTGPPVSQPQDLFSSSLQPYRSQQAFMQSSLSQPSMMLSGPSLHSYPGVQAPELGKPQSNLTYQQASSTQHIPILFEPQLNQPSGMGGSQLIDTHLLQARQGMSQHSNMYSGQVQQHGQSSYYSNTQSPSSAMQQVTVPLPSSQLSLPNFGSGGGQPLLALPPTPPQAQPPNINRQPPVSQPYRGIMGPNHSMMQPPTSKMDMDLKLFGSGMDVKPGTPPIGARSTTPTSSHYRASSTSPSSQSSKINSMLYQKQFQASSAGMRMTQHFPGQFNPQILSQPNIVSPLVRPPHVNSFAGGVQRSPMGPPMSANVGGGLMPHPRPQHPQHSQHTPRGPPGPSLAPRGTQAALKAEQDLKAKQRAEVLQSTHKFFSEQQQLKAPHVSKVSRLDQVGKNPLDISAPNHQAIGERPDSDKPPISMSISTAKPIRTGPIKPQAIKPEEGK is encoded by the exons ATGTCCGAGAAGTCAGGGCAGAGCACCAAGGCAAAGGATGGCAAAACAAAGTATGCAACCCTTAGCCTCTTCAACACCTACAAGGGCAAATCTCTGGAaacccagaaaactgcag TGGCTGCTAGACATGGGCTCCAAAGTTTGGGCAAAGTTGCTGCCAGCCGGCGCATGCCCCCTCCGGCCAACTTGCCCAGCCTGAAGGCAGAGAACAAGGGAAACGACCCCAACGTCAACATTGTCCCCAAAGACGGTAGTGGCTGGGCATCTCGACCTGAGGGAGCGGAGGAGAG GCAACAGGAGACACCCCCACCCCAGATCAAACCAGCAGTGCTCCAACCACAAGAGCCTTCTACTGGGGGCAGCCGCTCCTGGGCCAACAGCAAGTCAACACAGCCAGACG GAGCTCCTCGTGTGAGCAGCCATTTTCACCAGGAGTTTCCCAGCTTGCAGGCGGCTGGTGAGGTTGAGAAAGGGGACGGTCAAGAAGAGGAGCCTTATGGACCAGGCCCCAGCCTCCGACCTCAAA ATGTTGGCAGTTGGCGAGAGGGTGGAGGCAGGAATTTGATAACTGCACCCAGTCCCTCTGAGATGGACAACAGGTCCCCGGAGGAGGGTAGTACGGGCCTTGGTACCTCTACACCACCAGAGGAAGCTGATGAGTCTGGGCGAAACGTAACCACTGACGTtcagagggagaagagggaTGGTAAGGAGAGATTGCCTCCCTCTGCCCTCCCTCAGGCTAAACTTAACGGGGGGCAGCAGCCTCCTGCTGGGGTGCCAACTCACTTTGACCCTGCTTTCAGGAGCATGATGCCACCCTAC atGTTCCACGCCTATCCTCAAATGACTTTGGGCCCAGGACAAGGAAACTTCAGATACCCTGTACCACAAGATGGAGCAAA GGTTGTCAGGGCTCCTCGTTCAGTACGACCCCAGCAGCATCCCCCTCAGTCCTGGCACCAGGACCCAGACAGACCCTCTATCATCAGCGCAACAGAACTCAAAGAGCTGGACAATTTAGACACTGATGCTGATGAGGGCTGGGCAG GAGCTCAGATGGAGGTGGACTACACTGAGAAACTAAACTTCAGCGACGATGAGGAGAACCAAGCTgctaaagagaaaagagaaaactg GGAGTGGATGGGTAAAGTGGAGCGTATAAGATCTCGGCCACAAGACGGTCAGGACGGCTGGAAGGAGGGTACTGAGGACCGTGGGGGCAATAAAACCTCATGGGCCGATGGTGATCCCAGAGCGCCCTCACCTGGCAGTATGGGGCAGTTCAATAAGTCAGCAGCTCCACAGGACTACCAG GGTGGCAGTCGCTCTGTTACTAGCGGAGCTCCACGTGTAACCAAACCACAGGCGGCACCGGCACCTGGTGCCGATGAAGACCCCGAGGCCTGGCGGCAGAAGCGCAAGAAGGCTCCAGAAATTTCTGAAGCTGTAGAACGAGCGAGACGgcggagagaagaagaggaacgGCGGATGGAAGAACAGCGGCTTGCTGCTTGTGCTGAAAAATTAAAACGTCTCAATGAAAAACACCGGCAGACAACTGAGGGCAAATCTGCCCTTGCTCAGACCACTGATGAAGCAGGAGCTGCTCAAGAGGAAGAGTCCTCATCAGCTCCCGCTCCTGTGTCCAGTCTTGTACCTTCAATCCCAGTTTCACAATCACAAGCTCCAATCATGCAAGCTTCTCTGCCTGAGAGGGTGGAGCTAGACAGGGAGAGGATTGAGCGAGAACCAGAGAGCGTAGAACCAAGTGTAGAGGAGGAGGCTCACTTGCCTTGTCAGCCCAGCCCACCCCCCGTCCAGAGACCTGTGGCCACGGCTCCAGAGTCTCAGAGCGAGGGAGAGATTACCGTGGTTGAGGTCAGCAACCTGTTGGAGGAGAACCAGGTCGACAGGACAACTGTGCCTATTCGAGACTATTTCAACATAGAGGACAATAGAG TGGATGAGCCCCACCTGTCTCTGCCTCACATGGACAGCCCCAGTGGTGAGGAAGTCCCTGTTGCACCACCACAGCTGGAAGGAGAGGCAGCAGCTGCTATGCGTCCCTCTCTCACTTCAGGCTATTCCAAACAGTTTCAAAAATCTTTGCCTCCTCGTTTCCTTAGACAGCAG GAGCAGATGAAGCAGCAACAatggcaacaacaacaccaGAGTGGGGGCTCCGTGTCCCCATCAGGTAGTGGTGGCGTTCCAGCTCCCCAACAGCAGCAACACCGCTCCATGTATCAACCCATTGGCCCCCACCCCCAGCACTTGGCCTCCATGGGGTTTGACCCCCGCTGGCACCTCATGATGCAGTCCTATATGGACCCCCGAATGATGTCAGGACGTCCTCCTATGGACATGCCAACTAACATTCACCCTG GGAGAATGACTCCTAAGCAGATTGTGCGCAGAGAGCCTGGTGACAACTCAAGCTCCAGCTCTGACTCTTTTGACCATTTGACCCGACCCATTCGTGACCATGGCCTGCCGTCAGATTCGCGGATGGTATGGGGATCGGACCCATACCCACAGTCGGAGACGTTACCCTCTGTAACTCCTCCAAAAGGAAGAGATGATAACAAGGAGCCAag GATGGACTCTGGTTTGGATCTGGACAGAGGTCTTCCAGCTATGTATCCCCAGGACCACAGTGCATTGGACTCtcataaaaataactttttccaGGACCCTACTGAGTCCCTGTCAGTGTTTACCCAGGGCCCAGAGGATGCATCAGGGCCTCTAGACAGGGTCCCTGTAGTCCCAGCCTTTGATCCTGAGGAGCCAGGCTTACCCAGTGGGGAAGAAGTAGAAGCTCTTGGTCAAGCTATGCTCCAGAGGAGCGTCTCCCAGGGCTCAAGCCACTCCCTCAAGCTAGATGAACCCAGGTTTGATGTGCTACCCCTGGGAACAAAACCAATAGAGCTACAGGACACAGGAGAACGGGCTGAGGATAAGCCCCAGAATGAACTCTACCCCCAGGCTGTGGTGACTAGCAACCGGGCTACACCTCCTGCTGAAGGATTACACAAACAAGAGAAGCTGCCTCTGCCAGCCCCTATCAAACAGAAAGCTGAGTTGCGCTGGGGTGGAAGATCAGGCCCTGGGCGCAGGGAAGGACCAGGGGGAGAGAGACCTGTTCGCAGGTCTGGGCCAATAAAGAAGCCTGTCCTAAGGGAcatgaaagaagagagagagcaaagagaagagagggagaagcGTCACGAGAGAGGGGACAGAGGAGACCGGTCCAAAAAGGATCAGTCATCCAAAGCTCCTTCtgcatctgctgctgctgctgctgtgtctgAGGGCTCCAAACCTCCgggggaggaaaagagagaaactgCTGAGGAGACACCGATTGGCCATCAGAGAGTCCGAGACTCCCAGCCTTTATCTGGGGCTCCCGCTTCTTCCTCTCAGGAGGAGAAAGCAGACAAACCGCCCAGCAATGACAAACACCCAGAACCCAAACTGCCCTCTAGGAAAGAGTCCAATCTTCCTCCACGTGCCTACCGacgagatgagagagagagggaacgtGAGAGGGAGAAGGAAATGGACAAGGACAGAGATAGAGATAAAGAGTGGCCTGCAGACTCAAGTTTTAAAGCTCGTGGTAGAGGGGAGTATTACTCCAGAGGACGGAGCTACCGGGGGACTTACGGTGGCCGAAGCAGGGGGGGTCGTGGTCGAAGTCGGGCAGAGTACAATTACAGAGAGCCCCGATCACGCTCTGATTTACCTTCTGTTGGAGGTGCTGCCGCATTTCGCAACAGGGAAGAAAGTGAAACACGCAGTGAGAGCTCAGACTTTGAGGTTATACCAAAACGTAGACGGCGCCGCGGTTCCGACACAGATTCTGAAAGTGAAGGCGGAAGAGAATCTGCCAGTGATACTGGACCCTCTGACCGTGAGCCTAGCACCAAACCTAGCCGTCCATTGAGACGAGAGCTCCCTGGGGAGGCCCGGTCTGGGCCCCACAAGCCAGGCTTTGGACCTCCTCACATGGGGGAAAGAGTTGGACCCAGAGGGGACGATGAAAGCCGACCCAAGCCAGGATTCCTTCCTAAAGGAGAGCCTTCTCggcgaggaagaggaggactaTACAATAGACGAGGTGGAGCCAGGGAACGCGGTGGGCCTCGCTCAGGCCCTCTTAGACGGCCAGGAGCTAGAGAGTCCTCTTCTCAGTGGCCCTGTAAACCCATGGAGACATTcaggcctgaggacactgagTGCACACCAAGGTATGACAATCCTGCCGCTGACCGAAGACCCCCCAAGTCTGATGGCAAGAAATTTGGGGATGGGGCTCCTCAGAGTAGTAGAGAAAGACCTCGTCGGTCCAGACCAGCACGGCCCCCGAGGCAAGATAAACCCCCCCGGTTTAGGCGCTTGAAGGAGCGGGAGGCTGCAGTGTTAGCTAGTGGGGAAACGGCCCCAAGTCCCCCTGTCCCTCTATTCCCAGTGCCTACTGCTGCTGTCCATAGCTCTGCCCCAAGCTCTCATTCCCATTCCCCAACCCTGTCTAGAGCTCCAGGAGCCCCTGTAACTGTGCCTGCGGAATTGGCAGCCACTATGTCTGCACCCGACTTGTCCTCTCCTATAGAAGCACCCTTGCCTGAGACCAGCAGCCCCACCATCACTGCGGTTGGTACCAAGTCCCCTGACTTGTCCAACCAGAACTCTTCAGATCAAGCCAATGAGGAATGGGAAACTGCTTCTGAGAGCAGCGACTTTAACGAAAGGAGAGAAcgagaagaaaggaaaggagcACTGGAGGCGGCTCATGAAGCAGCCAGGGCCTCTGCCCCGGCACCTGCAGCACCTCAGGGCTCTTTGACCCCCAATAAAAGCCCTCCTGATGGAGGGGTGACTCAAAAACGGGAAGGGGCAGCAGCGGCCAAGAGAAGTTTCTCAAATCAGAGGCCTACCGAGAGACCGAATCGTAGAGGCAATAGTGGAGCCAAACCAGGCCGGAGTTACGCAGGGGGCAAGGGGGAGAGGAGGGGCGGGGCCAAAGCTGGCCGCAAAGG CCCTGCAGCCCAGCAGAACTCAGATGGGACAGCACAAACTGCTGGAGGACCATCCCAAAGGCTTACAAAGGACCAGTCAGGCCGTCGTAAGGATGAAGCCAAACAGGCCGCCAAGAAGCCCAAAGAGAATGCTCTTTCTCAGTTTGATCTTAACAATTATGCCA GTGTTGTGATCATTGATGACCACCCAGAGGTCACAACCACAGATGACCCACAGTCCAGCACCAATGATGACGGCTTCACAGAGGTAGTCTCCCGCAAGCAACAAAAACGCTTGCAGGACGAAGAGAAACGGAAAAAGGAAGAGCAGACTACTCAA AACTGGAGTAAAAAAGGCTCTGGTGAAAAGAGCAGGGGAGGTGGAGGAAAGCTGCCCCCAAGATTTGCTAAAAAGCAATCAtcccaacagcagcagcaacatcatcaacagcagcaacagcagcagcagcagcagcaacaacaacagcagcagcaacaacagcagcagcagcagcaacaacaacaacaacaacaacagcaccaacaacagcaccaacaacagcagcagcagcaacaacaggcCTCACAGTCTCAGCCTCCGGTAGTCACCACATCTCAGGCCCAACAGCAACCCTCTATTTCGGTTCCCCAGCATCCTCACCTTGCCCCCTCCCAGCCTACTGCGTCCCCTCAAACTCGGGAAGGAACAGTGGCTCCACTGTCTTCTATCCCCCCTGCCACTGTGGACTTTACCTCTAAGAGCCTACCCCCCGCACCTACGCAGACACACAGCACTCTGGGTACAGAACTGTGGGAGAACAAGGTAGCAGGCGCCACTGTCCTTCCCGATGTCAAGAAGC TTGGTCCAATCAGCCCTCCCCAGCCACCATCTGTGAGTGCCTGGAACAAACCTCTTACCTCCTTTACTGGCACGGTCTCCTCTGAG GGTGTGAAGCCTGGAGCAGAGGGCAGTGCGGAATTGGCAATAGACAGTATTCAGTTTGGTGCACCATCATCTGCAGGCAGCACTGACAGTGATGGAGTTCCAGCGATGCTAGAAAGTGTCTCTGAAAACAAACTACCTGCTCCCAAagaacagagacagaaacaacCTCGAGCTGGCCCAATCAAAACACAGAAG CTTCCTGAAATGGAACCAGTGGAAACCAAGGAGTACAAGCCAGGTCCCATTGGTAAAGAGCGCTCTTTAAAGAACCGCAAGGCCAAAGACGCACGTGGAGGAGAAGGCGAGGGGATCATGGATGGAGGAGTCCCTGGAGGAGGCGTCAGTAGAGCCACAGACTCAAGTCCACCCACCAGTGACACCACAGTACCAGAGCTGGGAGGAGACATCGAGGGAATGATCACAGTCCCTTCAGCAGAGTACAACAGTAATTCTAAG GAGTCCGTCACTGACTAcaccaccccctcctcctcactgGCTGACAGTGTTTCTACAGGAGTGAACAAAATAGAAGAGAGTTTGGTAGCAAAT GTGGCGCTACCCCACGCGTTGCCTCTTCCTCGACGAGAGAccctgcagcagagctccagcCTCAGCACTGTATCTCCTGCAACTGTTGACCTAACGCTAAAG ATGGAATCGGCTCGTAAGGCGTGGGAGAACTCCCCGAGTCTGGAGAAAAATTCTCCAGtcacttcctcttcctcccccatCACCTCCTGTGCATCCTCGTACTCTACCTTCTCCTCCGCCTCCATACCACAGATCCCTGTGGCTTCTGTTACCCCCAGCACCTCACTGTCAG GTTCTGCTACCTATACAACATCATCCCTCAGCACCAAGACCACCACAGCCTCTGACCCCCCTAACATCTGTAAGGTGAAGCCCCAGCAACTGCAAGGTGGAGGTCTGTCGTCCTCCAGCAGCAGCGGTAGTAGCAGCAGCTTCTCTCAGTTGGGCTGTGTGACTACCCTCCTGCCCCAGCAACAGCAGACCCCACAGGTGTACGTCTCTCAGTCTGCAGCAG GTTCTGCAGCTCAGATTCCAGCCTTCTACATGGACACTAGCCACCTTTTTAGTACCCCTCACCCTCGCTTGGCGCCTCCCTCCCTAGCGCAGCAGCAAGGCTTCCAGCCCGGCCTCTCACAG CCGACAGCAGTCCAGCAGATTCCCATCCCTATCTACGCTCCACTGCAAGGTCAGCCACAACATCAACACCAACATCAACATCAACACCAGCACCAGCATCAACatcaacaccaacaccaacatcAACACACGCACCAGGCTCAGCTAGGACTCAGCACTGGTCCCCCAGTCTCCCAGCCACAGGACCTGTTCAGCTCCTCACTGCAGCCATACAG GTCTCAGCAGGCATTTATGCAGAGCAGCCTGTCACAGCCCTCCATGATGCTGTCAGGACCATCCCTGCACAGCTATCCCGGCGTGCAGGCACCTGAGCTGGGCAAGCCTCAGTCTAATCTGACCTATCAGCAGGCCTCTTCCACCCAACACATTCCCATTCTGTTTGAGCCGCAGCTCAACCAGCCCTCTGGCATGGGAGGCTCCCAGCTCATTGACACACACCTGCTGCAG GCTCGACAGGGGATGAGTCAGCATTCAAACATGTACTCGGGGCAGGTGCAACAGCATGGCCAGAGTAGCTACTATAGCAACACTCAGTCGCCTAGTTCTGCGATGCAACAG GTGACAGTCCCTCTGCCCAGTTCCCAGTTGTCCCTGCCAAACTTTGGCTCTGGTGGAGGCCAGCCCCTCCTGGCGCTGCCTCCCACTCCTCCCCAGGCCCAGCCCCCCAACATAAACCGACAGCCCCCGGTCTCCCAGCCTTACCGAGGCATCATGGGCCCCAACCACAGCATGATGCAGCCTCCAACCAGCAAG ATGGACATGGATCTTAAACTCTTTGGCAGTGGAATGGATGTAAAGCCCGGAACCCCTCCTATCGGCGCCAGGAGCACTACACCCACCTCCAGCCATTACAG GGCCAGCTCCACATCTCCAAGCAGCCAGTCCAGTAAGATCAACAGCATGCTGTACCAGAAGCAGTTTCAGGCTAGCTCTGCTGGCATGAGAATGACTCAGCACTTCCCTGGCCAATTCAACCCACAG ATTTTGTCCCAGCCCAACATCGTCTCTCCTCTGGTTCGACCTCCTCACGTCAACTCGTTTGCTGGAGGTGTCCAGCGCTCTCCCATGGGCCCTCCAATGTCAGCCAATGTGGGTGGTGGTCTCATGCCCCATCCCCGACCTCAGCATCCGCAGCACAGCCAGCACACTCCCCGAGGACCTCCTGGTCCCTCGCTTGCTCCCAGAGGCACCCAGGCGGCTCTGAAGGCTGAACAGGACCTAAAG GCAAAGCAGCGGGCTGAGGTGCTTCAGTCCACTCATAAGTTCTtctcagagcagcagcagctcaagGCCCCGCATGTCAGCAAAGTGTCTCGGCTTGATCAGGTGGGGAAAAACCCCCTCGACATCTCCGCCCCGAACCACCAGGCAATAGGCGAGCGCCCAGATTCTGACAAACCCCCCATCTCCATGTCCATCTCCACGGCCAAGCCCATACGGACTGGCCCCATAAAACCGCAGGCCATCAAACCAGAAGAGGGCAAGTAG